AGATGCAGCGAATTTAGAGTACCAAACAGCGATTAATTCTTACTTCAATTCCCTGAGTACTTTGGAAGCTTTAAAAGACAATTTGGCTTTGGCCAATGATGTATTAAGTGATTCGGAACTCTTGTACAAAGAAGGATTAAGTCCCTTGACGGATCTTTTGGAGGCTGAAACTACCCAGCGCTCAGCCCAAGCTAACTACAACAATCAAATCATTCAGGTTAGAATATCTCAATTAGAAATTTTGAATTCTACCGGCAAAATATCCAACCTTTTAAACTAAGACCAACAATGAAAAAGGCATTAATTATCATATTCATGTTTGTAGCAGTAGGAGCAGTTGCTTTTACACTTTACAACAACAAAGCAGAGCTGAATGAATCAGCTACCCTGGCAATGAAATCCAGTGACTATATCTCGGTGACTACAGAGAGAGTTGAAGCAAAAACAGTCAACAGGAATTTTGAGGCAAATGGAGTTTTTGAACCTCATCAAGAATTGAAATTGATGGCTGAAACTTCAGGTTCCATTGTAAAAATCCTAAGGAAAAAAGGAGATTATGTGAGAAGAGGAGATTTGATTGTGCAGGTAGATGACCGCTTGATTCGTGCCGATTATGAAATTGCGAAATTGAACAGAGATCAAGCAGAGAAGGATTTGGCTCGATATGCAAATCTTGCAGAGACGGACGCAATCACTAAGAAGCAATACGAGGAAAACGAGAAGGCTTTTAAAATTGCAAATGCGCAGTTTGATGCTTTAAAAAAGAGGCTTTCTGATACTCAAATTACTGCGCCTATTTCGGGATTTATAAATGAAGACTTTTATGAAATGGGAACTTTGGTTTCTCCAGGAATGCCGATTGCGGAAATCATCAATAAAAACCCACTGAAGCTTTCTGTAAAAGTCTCTGAGAATGAGATTTCTAAAGTAAAAAATGGAGATGTGATCCCCGTAAAAGTAAATGCTATTTCCGGTGAGAAGTTTTCTGGAAAAGTAGACTTTATCTCTGACAAGGCTGATGGATCATTCAAGTATGAGGTCATTTTAGAGATGTCTGGAAAAGATGCCGATGCTATCAAAGCAGGCATGTTCGGAACTGCTGAATTTGAATTTTCTCAAGATGAAGAAGTTCTCCAAATCCAAAGGAAATCAGTGGTGGGAAGTTTGAAAAACCCAGGTGTTTATACAATTGAAGATGGTAAGGCAGTCTACCATCAAGTGACAATCAATCCATTAGATGAAGGTACTGTGGAAGTTCTTGACGGCTTAACAGCAGGTCAGGAAGTGATTTCTTCTGGTTTGATCAATATCAAAGAAGGCACCAAAGTTAAAGTTCAGTAAGCATGAATATTACTAAAATATCAATTCAAAGGTCGACCATGGTCGTCGTCCTTTTTACGGTACTGACTTTACTGGGGATTTTTAGCTACACGCAATTATCCTATGAGTTATTACCTAAAATGGAAGCTAATGTGGTGACTATTTCTACGGTCTATCCTGGAGCAGCACCATCGGAGGTGGAAACATCTGTAACCAAAAAAATCGAAGATGCCGTGGCTTCCTTGGAAGGAATCAAATCAATGAATTCTATTTCTCAAGAGAGTATTTCTATCATCACCATTGAGATTGAGGCTGGCCAAAATGTGGATGTTTCACTTCAGGAGGCACAGCGTAAGATCAATGCGATATTAGGAGACTTGCCAGAGGATGCCGACCCCCCAAGTTTAGGGAAGTTTGATCTGGATGATTTACCGATCATGCAAATGGCTGTTTATTCAGACTTGAACCCATCTCAATTTTATGATTTGGTGAAAAATAAGATTCAACCATCTCTATCAAAAATCAGTGGGGTAGCTCAAGTGAATATGCTGGGCGGAACGGAGCGTGAGATCAAAGTCAATTTGGATAGAAACAAGCTAGAAGCCTATGGGATTTCTCCGATTACTGTAGCTCAAGTTATCAATGCCAGTAATCTGGATTTTCCTACAGGTAGATTGAAAAACGAGGATAGCCAGATCCTAATTCGATTGGCGGGTAAATTCTCTTCTGTTGAGCAAATAGAAAATTTAATCATTGCTTACCGAGATGATCAATCTCCGATTCAGTTGAAAGAAGTAGCAGAGGTGCAGGATGATTTCAAGGATGAAGAAATATTAACCAGGCTGAATGGAAAAGCAGCGATTGGTCTGACAGTACAAAAGCAGTCTGATGCCAACGCAGTAGAAGTTTCAGAGGTAATTGAGCATGAACTTCACTTATTGGAGACTACTTATAATGCAGAAGGAGTTTCCTTTGAAATATCTCAAAATACTTCTGAGTTTACGCTAGAGGCAGCAAACGATGTAATCAAAGATTTAGGGATCGCCATTCTACTCGTTGCACTGATCATGTTATTGTTCTTGCACAGTATTCGTAATGCGGTGATCGTAATGATTG
Above is a window of Algoriphagus machipongonensis DNA encoding:
- a CDS encoding efflux RND transporter periplasmic adaptor subunit; the protein is MKKALIIIFMFVAVGAVAFTLYNNKAELNESATLAMKSSDYISVTTERVEAKTVNRNFEANGVFEPHQELKLMAETSGSIVKILRKKGDYVRRGDLIVQVDDRLIRADYEIAKLNRDQAEKDLARYANLAETDAITKKQYEENEKAFKIANAQFDALKKRLSDTQITAPISGFINEDFYEMGTLVSPGMPIAEIINKNPLKLSVKVSENEISKVKNGDVIPVKVNAISGEKFSGKVDFISDKADGSFKYEVILEMSGKDADAIKAGMFGTAEFEFSQDEEVLQIQRKSVVGSLKNPGVYTIEDGKAVYHQVTINPLDEGTVEVLDGLTAGQEVISSGLINIKEGTKVKVQ